One part of the Ursus arctos isolate Adak ecotype North America unplaced genomic scaffold, UrsArc2.0 scaffold_20, whole genome shotgun sequence genome encodes these proteins:
- the DCLK3 gene encoding serine/threonine-protein kinase DCLK3: MPAAAPTPHPPPPPARPAPPAPGHRGLCDHSLKSLSSRITERKLQGTWLPAGRGNLEKPLLGPRGSAVPVFNPQNGLHSVHADSSTLKPRVVTVVKLGGHPLRKITLLLNRRSVQSFEQLLADISEALGFPRWKNDRVRKLFNLKGREIRSVSDFFREGDAFIAMGKEPLTLKNIQVAIEELYPSKARALTLTQHSRAPSPRLRSRLYSRALRGGHHCGETETAKSCGEAARSKAAIRHQGKAPVEPELGDRARPQKKWVGGKWEPEPSSRPPKEATLERPASGEKHLGVEIEKTSGEIIRCEKCKRERELQQGLQRERLSLGTSELDLGKCHRYEAAEKLVRTRSCRRSPEAHPASGEEGWKGESHRSSPRNPTQELRRPGKNPDKKEDRDPESHEGHAQAATRAKRELGEAQPVREEGLRDVRREARSACRNRPEAPPGTRGGEQDADREKQPCTPASGARKPAARGERESRGSRKRRPVGLLATDVHKHYEMGRVLGDGNFAVVKECRHRETRQAYAMKIIDKSKLKGKEDMVDSEILIIQSLSHPNIVKLHEVYETEAEIYLIMEYVQGGDLFDAIIESVKFAERDAALMLMDLCRALVHLHDKSIVHRDLKPENLLVQRNEDKSTTLKLADFGLAKHVVRPIFTVCGTPTYVAPEILSEKGYGLEVDMWAAGVILYILLCGFPPFRSPERDQDELFNIIQLGRFEFLAPYWDNISDAAKDLVSRLLVVDPKKRYTAHQVLQHPWIETAGKTSAANLQKEVPPGSEGHVRSQHKRSAEQAS; the protein is encoded by the exons GACATCGAGGCCTGTGTGACCATTCTCTAAAATCTTTAAGCTCGAGAATCACAGAGCGGAAGCTGCAGGGGACATGGCTGCCTGCTGGCCGAGGGAATCTGGAGAAACCACTCCTGGGGCCACGTGGCTCCGCGGTGCCCGTGTTCAACCCTCAGAACGGCCTTCACTCCGTGCATGCTGACAGTAGTACACTGAAGCCCAGGGTGGTGACCGTGGTGAAGCTGGGTGGACACCCCCTCCGGAAGATCACTCTGCTCCTCAACAGACGGTCCGTGCAGAGCTTCGAGCAGCTCTTGGCGGACATCTCCGAGGCCCTGGGCTTTCCCAGATGGAAGAACGATCGCGTGAGAAAACTCTTTAACCTCAAGGGCAGGGAGATCAGGAGTGTCTCCGATTTCTTCCGGGAAGGGGATGCTTTCATAGCCATGGGCAAAGAACCGTTGACACTGAAGAACATTCAGGTAGCTATAGAAGAACTGTACCCCAGCAAAGCGCGGGCCCTGACACTGACCCAGCACAGCCGAGCCCCTTCTCCGAGGCTGAGAAGCAGGCTTTATAGCAGGGCCCTGAGAGGGGGGCACCACTGTGGGGAGACTGAGACTGCCAAGAGCTGTGGTGAGGCTGCCCGATCCAAGGCGGCTATCAGACATCAGGGAAAGGCCCCCGTGGAGCCGGAGCTGGGGGACAGGGCCAGGCCCCAGAAGAAGTGGGTCGGGGGGAAGTGGGAGCCTGAGCCCAGCAGCAGGCCACCCAAGGAAGCCACTCTGGAGAGACCTGCCAGTGGAGAGAAGCACCTGGGTGTAGAGATCGAAAAGACCTCGGGTGAGATCATCCGATGTGAGaagtgcaagagagagagggagctccaGCAGGGCCTGCAGAGGGAGCGGCTGTCCCTGGGGACCAGCGAGCTGGACTTGGGGAAGTGCCACAGGTACGAGGCAGCAGAGAAGCTGGTGAGGACCAGGAGCTGCAGACGGTCCCCTGAGGCCCACCCTGCATCTGGGGAGGAAGGGTGGAAGGGCGAGAGCCACAGGAGCAGCCCCAGGAACCCCACTCAGGAGCTGAGGAGGCCCGGGAAAAACCCGGACAAGAAGGAGGACAGAGACCCTGAAAGTCATGAAGGTCATGCTCAGGCAGCTACCAGGGCCAAGAGGGAGCTTGGGGAAGCCCAGCCGGTCAGAGAGGAGGGGCTGCGGGACGTGAGGAGGGAGGCCAGGAGCGCCTGCAGGAACAGGCCCGAGGCGCCTCCCGGTACCCGCGGGGGTGAGCAGGACGCGGACCGGGAGAAGCAGCCCTGTACGCCTGCGTCAGGGGCCAGAAAGCCAGCCGCTCGAGGGGAGAGGGAGTCTAGGGGCAGCCGGAAGCGGCGGCCCGTGGGGCTCCTGGCGACCGATGTGCACAAGCACTACGAGATGGGCCGCGTGCTCGGGGATGGCAACTTCGCCGTGGTCAAGGAGTGCCGGCACCGCGAGACCCGGCAGGCCTACGCCATGAAGATCATCGACAAGTCCAAGCTCAAGGGTAAGGAGGACATGGTGGACAGCGAGATCCTGATCATTCAGAGCCTCTCCCACCCTAACATCGTGAAGCTGCACGAGGTGTACGAGACGGAGGCAGAAATTTACCTGATCATGGAGTACGTGCAGGGCGGGGACCTCTTCGATGCCATCATCGAGAGCGTGAAGTTCGCGGAGCGCGACGCCGCCCTCATGCTCATGGACTTGTGCAGGGCGCTGGTGCACCTGCACGACAAGAGCATCGTCCACCGGGACCTCAAGCCGGAAAACCTGCTG gTTCAGCGAAATGAGGACAAATCTACCACCTTGAAACTGGCTGATTTTGGCCTTGCAAAGCATGTGGTGAGACCTATATTCACTGTGTGTGGGACTCCGACTTATGTAGCTCCTGAAATTCTTTCTGAGAAAG GTTACGGGCTGGAAGTGGATATGTGGGCCGCGGGCGTGATCCTGTATATCCTCCTGTGTGGCTTCCCCCCCTTCCGCAGCCCGGAGAGGGACCAGGACGAGCTCTTTAACATCATCCAGCTGGGCCGCTTTGAGTTCCTGGCCCCTTACTGGGACAATATTTCTGACG CTGCCAAAGATCTGGTGAGCCGGTTGCTGGTGGTAGACCCCAAAAAGCGTTACACTGCCCACCAGGTCCTTCAGCACCCCTGGATCGAAACGGCGGGAAAGACTAGCGCGGCGAACCTCCAGAAGGAGGTACCCCCTGGCAGTGAGGGCCACGTCCGGAGCCAGCACAAGCGGTCTGCTGAGCAAGCCTCGTAG